CATTTTCGTGTCTTTTGTGTGTTTCGTGGTTTCCAAAATCAGGGGATGAACCAGAAGAAGTCGCCGGTGTAGCCGACCTGCTCGAAGAGCTTCTTCCAGTCGTCGACGTGGAAGTAGGACTCGGCGGTGAGGATCCAGGAGAGGAGGCGCTGGTGCTCTTCCTCGGTGTGCCAGGCATCGACGGTGATGTAGGACGCGCCGCGGCTCACGCGCTCGATCTCGGCCAGGGCGCGACCGCAGGCGGCGGGGGCGAGGTTGTGAATCGAGTTTATGGATACAACGAAGTCGAAGCTGTCGTCGGCGTAGGGCAGTTGCTCGCCGGAGCCGATGTCGATGAACTCACCCATGCCGCCGTGAGCGTTGAGCTTGGCGTAGGTGGAGACGTCGATGCCGCGCACGGTGCAGTGGGGCAGCACCTGCTTGAAGTCGTGCATGAGAAAGCCCTTGGCGGCGCCGACATCGAGGATGCGCGCATCGGCGGGGAGGTTGTAGAACTCCACCAAACGCTCAGCCACCGGCAGCCAACGGCCGTCGTAGCGGTAACCACCGTAGCCGTGGCGACGCTCGCCGTCGAAGAAATCGAAGTCGAAGCGCTTCGCGATGGCGCGGTCCTCGGCGGTCTTTTCTTCGGCGCGGGCCTTCAGGTTGCGTTTGGTCTGAGGGAGACGGTCGAGCAGGTTAATCTCACGGCCGATCCGCACAGGCGGAGGAAGGGTGGCGGTGTCACTCATGATGAAAGGAAAGGGGTTAGAAGGGGCCGGTGAAGGCGGGGTTGGGTTTGTCGAGTTCGACGCCGGCGGGCACGAGGAGGTCGGCGTCGTTGGGCGGCAGGTCGAGCACCTCACGCACGGCGGCGGCGATGTGGCCGGCGCGCGGATAATAATCGGCGGCGAGCGAGGGGCTGGTGGGCGTCGGGCAGTCGGGCAGGCACACGCGTTTCGGCGCGGCCTTGAGCGCACCGAAGGCGGACTCGCTGATGGACGCGATGAGTTCGGCGCTCATGCCGGCGGACGCCCAGGCACCGTCGGCGACGACGAGTCGGCCGGTGCGCCAGATGGATTGGATGAGGCTCTCGCGGTCGAGCGGACGCAGGCAGCGCACGTCGATCACCTCGGCTTCGATGCCTTCGGCAGCGAGGCGGTCGGCGGCTTCGAGGGCTTCGATCACCATGTAGGACATGGCGGCGATGGTGACCTTGTCGCCGGAGCGAGCGGTGCGGGTGGGACCGAGCGGCACGGTGTAGTGGCCCTCGGGCACCGGACCGGTGAGATGGTGGAGCCAGCGGTGTTCGAGGAAGACGACCGGATCGTCGTCCTCAATGGCGGCGATGAGCATGCCCTTCGCATCGTGCGGAGTGGCGGGCATGACGACCTTGAGGCCGGGAATGTGGGCGAACCAGGATTGCAACGACTGCGAGTGCTGCGGGCCCTGGCCCCAGCCGCGGCCGATGATGGCGCGCATGACGAGCGGCACGCGCTCCTTGCCCCCAAACATGTAGCGCCACTTGGCGGCCTGGGTGCAGAGCTGGTCCATCGAGAGCAGCGCAAAGTCGAGACGTTGGTGATTGATGACTGGGCGCATGCCGTTGACGGCCGCGCCGAGCGCGACGCCGGTCATGCCGGCTTCGGCACAGGGCATGTCCATCACGCGGTCCTCACCAAACTCGAGGTGCAGGTTGATGGTGGTGCCAAAGAAGCCCTTGGGATCGGACACGCCGAGCCCCATGAGGACGACCGACGGATCGCGCGCCAGGCAGGTGGCGAAGGCTTCGCGGATGGCGGCGGCGTAGGAGATTTCGCGCGGCGGAGTCATGATGGCGGAAGCAGGGCGGGTCGGGATTAGGCGGCGGCGTAAACGTGATCGGCCATGGACGCGTTGGCCGGGAACGGCGCGGCTTCGGCGGCGGCAAAGGCCCGATCGATCTCAACCTGGATGGCCTTGATCTCGGTGGCGTAGGCGGTGGCGTCGAAAGCGTGCGCGTCGGTGAGGCGCTTTTGCAGGCGGGCGATGGGATCGAGGGCGCGCCAAGCGAGGTATTCCTCTTCGGTGCGGTAACCGATGTGGTTGTCCCAACCCGGGCCGCAGTGCTCGCGCCAGCGGTAGGTGGCGAGTTCGAGGAAGACGGGTCCCTCCCCTGCCCGCGCGGAGGCGGCGGCATCGCTGGCGAGGGCGTGCACGGCGAGGGCGTCGTTGCCGTCACCATGGAGCGTGCGCAGGCCGTGGCCGGCGGCGATCTGGTGAATGGCGCGTGTATCCGGTTGGCGGACACGCATGGGCGAATAGACCGAGTAGAGGTTGTTCTCGCAGGCGTAGATGATGGGCAGGCGATGGAGCTGCGCGAAGTTGAGGCTCTCGTGAAAGACGCCCTCTTCCGTCGCGGCGTCGCCGAGGAAGGCGACGGTCACTCGCTGGATGCCGCGTTGCTTGTCGGCAAAGGCGAGACCGGTGGCGATCGGGATGGTGCTGCCCACGATGGGCACGGCGCCGAGGAAACCGGCGGCGCGATCGATGAGGTGCATGGAACCGCCGCGGCCGCCGCAGCAGCCGGTGGCGCGGCCGTGCATCTCGGCGATCATGGCGTCGAGGTTGCCGCCCTTGGCGAGGTAGTGCGCGTGCGAGCGGTGGCCGCTCATGGCGAGGTCGTCGGCGCGCAGCGCGGCGCACACGCCGGCGGCGGCAGCTTCCTGGCCGATGGACAGGTGCACCGGGCAGCGCATCTGTTGGCGGGAGTAGCGATCGGCGATCGCTTCCTCAACGAGGCGAATGCGCTCCATGGAACGAAGCAGCGAGGTGGCCAACTCAAGTTGGGCCGACGGGATGCTGGGGGTCATCGGCGTCATGGCAGTGGACGTGGCGGTGGCGGTGGCGAGTGCGGCTGCGGCTGAGGCTGAGGCGAGGTGGCGGGGCACTCAGGCGGCGACCGCGAGGCGCTTCATCGTCTTGATGTTGTAGCTGTTGTCTTCGTCGCGCAGCAGACCGGCTTCGAAGGCGGCTTTGACTTCGAGGATGGCGTCCTCGACGCAGAACGACGGCGTGAAGCCGGTGGCGAGGAGCTTGTCGGAGCAGAGGCGATAGGAGCGCGGGTCGTTGGACGGCGTGCAGACGATCTCAGCCGGCACGTGCTTAGTGACCATCTCGGCGATCTGGCGGATGGAGATGTTTTCAAAGCCGGCGTTGTAGATGCCGGTGAACTCGCGACCGCACTCGAGGAAGTGGTGGTAGACGCGAATCATGTCGCGCAGGTGAATGTTGGGGCGGGTCTGGTCGCCGCCGAAGACGGTGATGACGCCCTTGGTGAGGGCCGACATGGTCAGGATGTTGACCGAAAGATCGAGGCGTTGGCGCGGCGAGACACCGCAGACGGTGGCGGGGCGCACGATGTTGACGCAGATCTTATCGGCGTAGCTGAGGAGCACGCGCTCGGAGACCATCTTGGTTTTGTTGTAGTCGGAGATCGGCACGAGGGAGAGCTCCTCGGTGACGCGCTCCTCTTCCTTCACGCCGTAGACCGAACCGGAGCTGGCGTAGATGAATTGGCCGACGCCGTGGGCGATGGCTTTCTCGACCAGGCGCATGGTGGCGAGGGCGTTGACCTCCCAGTTGAGCTTGGAGTCGAGATCGGCGCAGGGGTCGTTGGCGACGTTGGCGAGGTGGAGGATGGTGTCGATGCCCTCCATCGGGACCGCATCGATGTCGCGAATGTCCGCGCGGATGACGGTGAGGTCGGGATGCGGCGGCAGGTAATTGCCGAACCACTGGATGTCGACGACCGTGACTTTGTGTCCTTGGGCAAGGAGCGATTGGGTGAGCGGGGTGCCGACGTAGCCGCAGCCTCCGGTAACAAGCAAGTTGAGTGATTTAGACATGGAGATCGTCGTGGTTTCTGGGTTCGCGCCCATGGATTGCAGCCCGCATGCCAGTAACGCCTCTGCGCCCGTTACCGCCTGATTATCATTGGCTTAAAACTCTTACAATTTTCCACTCTCCGCTCACGAAAGCGCCCCGACCGAAACCAGACGGGGCGCAGGAAAAAAGTGCCGAGCGTGCGTAGAACCACGAAGAGCGGGCGGGGCGCGGGGCGCGGGACAGGGCTGGGTCGTCGTCCTTAAACAACGAAGTCGGGCGTAAAGCCCGACCCACATGAAGGCAGAACAACTGCTCTTATTTGTGGGTCGGGCTTCACGCCCGACATCCCCCTGCCCCTCCGCCGCCGGTTTGGCGCAATCGCTCAGGCCACCAGCTGGGACTCGGGCGCGATCGGGCGATTGTAGAAGGCTTCGCGATCGGACAGGCGACCCATGCGGTGTTCGGCGGCAATTTCCCAGATCGCGTCGTCGATCTTGTAGGTGGGTTGGAAACCGAGTTTTTGCAGCCGCGAGCTGTCCAGGTTGGACGCGTTCGACGCGCCATGGTGGGCCACTTCGAGGTCGCAGGGAATCTGGTGGGCGACGCGCAGGGCGAGATCGAGGTGGTTCACGGTTTCGAAGCCCGCGTTGTAGAGTCCGGCTGGCAGGGTTTCGCGTTCGAGGAGCGCGACAAACAGACGGACCAGATCTCGCAGATGGGTGTGGCTGGCGGAGCCGGTCGGATCCTCGACCGTGATGCGGCCGCGGGTGAGCGCCTGCATGGTGAAGAGGTTGACCGGCAGATCGAGGCGCATGCGCGGCGAGACGCCGCAGACCAAACCGGGCCGCACCACGTCGACCCGCAGGTCGTGACGGTAGCCCTGCACCAGGCGCTCCGCAAAAAGGAGCGACTTGGACAGCAGGTCCGGAGTCTGAATCAGATCGGCCTCGGTGCGTGCCCCTTCGAGGGTGTTTCCGTAGATGGCCGCGGCGCTGCAGTGCACGAAGTGTTTCACGCCGGCGTTGATGGCGGCCTCGAGCAGCAGCGTGGTGTTGGCGACATTGGTGGACCAGACGAGTTCTGGATTCGTCGCGGCAGTCGCCGGATCGGCGATTCCGGCGAGGTGCACAATGGCATCAATGCTGGCGAGATCGATGCGCTGCAGATCGGGCAAAGGATCGAGAGACAGGTTGAGCCGCGGATGAATCGGGAGGTTGCAACCATGCCATTGCGCGTCGATGACGGTCACATCATGGCCGAGGGCGAGCAGAGTCTGAGTGAGGGGGGCGCCGATGTAGCCGCAGCCGCCGGTAACGAGGAGATTCATCTGAAAAAGTGGGACAAAGAGGGATCGAAGGAGGGACGAAAAAACAGGCCGGGATTCGCCTCCAGCTCCCGCCGCGAGGGACTCGCGGCGAGGGTGATCTCCGGGACCAATCGGGGACCACGCAGCGCTGGATGGGAGGTGAATCACGTCACGCCCAGAGAGATTGCATGCCGTGTGCCAATCGCTGGCGATGGCCCGCAGGTATATTGATGTGCAACGGGTTATAGTTTTTGGACGCGATGGCGGCATGGAGGAGGCTGGCTCGCGAGCCGGGGCGACGGCAGAACTTGCCGAGGTGTGAGTGGCCGGTGGCTGAGGGGCAACAAGGAGCGGCCGAGACGGCCGCTGCTACATCCCGAATCCCGCATCCCGCATCTCGCATCTCGAATCCCGCATCCCCCATCCCGCATCGCGCATCCCGTATCCCGCATCCCGTATCCCGCATCCCGCCCGCAAACGCCAAAACGCGCGCTCGCCGGGTGAAGGGCAAACGCGCGTTTTGATTGTTTCTCGATGCATCCCGTTGGAGACGGGAGGATCGAAGATCTGATCAACGGAGCTCTTTTAACTAACTATCGGAAGAACCCTTACCAAGCGTCCCCCCATGCGGCGTCCAGACCGCATGGGGGTAGCTTTGGAAGAAACCGAATCAATACGTCATTTAATAAGTAACCTATCTCGATTAGCCGAGGAGACGGAGGGCCGTCTGAGCCGAGCTGTTCGCCTGCGAAAGCATGGCGGTGCCGGCCTGGACCAAGGTGTTGTATCGAGCGAGTTGCGTCGATTCCTCGGCCACGTCGACGTCGGTGATCCGACTGTTGGCGGCTTCAAGATTGGACTTATTGACGGAGACCAGTTCCGAAGCGAAACCGAGGCGGCTTTGCTCAGCACCGTTTTCGGCGCGGAACGTAGCGACGTTCTGGATCGCGGTGGTGATGTCGGACAGGTTGATGTCACCGAGGTCGGTCACCGAAGTAGCGGTGAGCGCACCCACACCGGTGCCGGTGCTGGTGAGATCGCGGCCGGCCATCGATACCGAGGCGGAGGTCTGATCTTCAGTCGTGTTGACGGTCAAAGAGCTGGAGCCGAAGAGGCTGACGCTGTTGAACTTTTCGCCAGCGACCGCGGTCAACTGCGTCTGCAGAGCGGTGAACTCCTTGTCGTAGTTGGCGAGGTCGGAGCTGTTCTTGGTCGGATCGGAGTAGAGCGTCTTGAGCTCGGACATACGATCCAGGACCTTACCAGCGACCTTGAGGGCGCCATCCTGAGTCTGCAGGAAGGAAACGGCGTTACCGATGTTGGTCTGCACGGCGCCGGAACGTTTCGCGGCGGCGGAGAGCTTCATCGACACGGCGAGACCGCCGGCATCGTCAGAAGGGTTGACGATCTTCGAGCCACTCGAGAGCCGGTTGAGGCTCTTTTGCAGCATTGAGGTGGACGCGGCGAGGTTGTTGGAGGCCTGAGCCGCCGCGGTGTTGGTGTTAATTACCACTGCCATGGTATTATCTTTCCTTGATGTATTGCGACGTCCGTCGTCGCCACGGGCCCGTTGGAGAACAGCGCGGACCGCGCCGGTTGGTGCAAGTGCACCAAAGGATCACCCTGCGAGTGGGTTGCTGGCTGCTAGTGGATAGCCAAGGAACGATGGAGAGAGCCTGCCCCGCGGGCCGGTCGGGACCAATCGACGATGGCCCGCGTGGCGGGGACCGGTTTGGAGAACCGATCCCATCAGGATCAGGAAGCGCCTAAGCTGCTTTAGCTCTGGAGCAATCGGAGGGCGGTTTGCGCGCTCTGATTGGCCTGAGACAGCATGGCGGTGCCCGCCTGGACGAGGGTGTTCCATCGTGCCAATTGGGTCGACTCTTCCGCGACGTCCACGTCGACGATGCGGGAGGAGGCGGCCTCAAGGTTGGCCTTGTTGACGGTCAGCAATTCCTGCGCAAATCCGAGTCGGCTTTGCTCCGCACCATTCTCAGCGCGGAAGGTCGACACGTTTTGCAGGGCCGTCGTGAGATCGGACAAGGTCACATCACCCAGATCGGTCACCGAGGAGGCGACGAGGACGCCGACACCCGTCGCAGTGCTGGACAGGTCGCGGGCCGCGATCGTGGTGGTGTTGGTGCCATCTTCGGAAACAGCGACGGACAGAGCCGTGGTGCCGAAGACACTGTTGCTGTTGAATTTCTCCGTGGTGAGAGCCGTGAGCTGCGACTGCAGAGCGGTGAACTCCTTGTCGTAGTTGGCCAAATCGGAGGCGTTCTTGGTCGGGTCGGTGTAGAGCGTTTTAAGTTCGCCCATACGCTCGAGGACCTTACCGGCAACCTTGAGCACGCCGTCCTGCGTTTGCAGGAACGAGACGGTATTGCTGATGTTGATCGACGCAGCACCGGAGCGGCGGGCAGCGGCTGTGAGTTTCATGGACACAGCGAGGCCACCAGCATCATCGGCCGGAGAGACGATCTTGGAACCACTAGAGAGCCGGTTGAGGCTCTTTTGCAGCATGTTGTTCGAAGCGGCGAGATTGTTGGACGCAATCGAAGCCGCGGAGTTGGTGTTAATGACGACTGACATGGTTATCTTCCTTGATAAGTTGCCCTGTCCGTAGGGCGACGGACCGGAAGGAGGTGAAGTCCGGTCACTTCGGGCTCAGCGATTGCTGGGCTTGCCCCTGATTTACGGGCCAACGGGGCGCGGTCTTTAGCGCCGTTTTAAGCAAAATCGCATTTTTTCATTTCCGGCCCACTTCCCCCGCGCTTGTGGGCGATTCACCTCAAGTTTCCCCGCGCTGAGCCGATGGCGCACCTAACTCTCTTTTAATCCTATGGCCGGACTTCAACTTGCAGGACTCGCTTCGGGCTTCGACTGGAAATCTCTCGTCGACAGCCTCATGTCGCTCGAACGCGTGCCCATCCAACGCCTCGAGACGGAACAGGTGACCAACATCCGCCGCAACAACGCGCTCACCGAACTCGGCACCCGCCTCAAGGCTCTCAAGACCGCGAACAACGCGCTCAACGACAGCGACCTCTTCAACGCCCGCAGCGCCTCCTCCTCCACCAGCGACTCCACCTGGGACCCCGCCGTCATCGCGGGCGCGACCACGGGCACGCACACCTTTAATGTCACCCGCCTCGCCACCGCCGCCTCCCAGCGCGGCGCCGCCGATGTCGCCGACGGCATCGCCGCCAGCACGGATGTTTCTGGCGTGACCCTCGCCGCCATGCCCACCGCCACCGCGGTGAGCGCCGGCACCTTCACCGTCAACGGCGCGCAGGTGACCATCGCGACCACCGACTCCCTGCAGGATGTCTTCGACGCCATCTCCACCGCCACCGGCGGCGACGTCACCGCGGCCTACGACAACGTCACCGATACCATCACCCTCTCCAGCGCCTCGGAGATCGTGCTCGGCGCCGCCAACGACACCTCCAACTTCCTGACCGTCGCCAAGCTCGCCAACAACGGCACCGGCACCGTCACCTCCAGCAACGGCCTCGGCACCGTCGACACCGACGCCGCCCTCGTCGACGCCCGCCTCAAATCCGCCATCACCGCGGTCGACGGCTCGGGCAACGGTTCCTTTTCCCTCAACGGCGTCGCCATCGACTACAACGTCAACGACGACTCCATCACCGACATCATCGCCCGCATCAACGCGTCCGACGCCGGCGTCACCGCCGCCTACGACTCCGCCGCCGACCGCATGACCCTCACCAATGATCGCACCGGCGACATCGGCCTCGGTCTCAGCGAATCCGCCGGCGGTCTGCTCGGCGCCCTCGGCCTCACCGCCGCCGCCGGCGGCAGCCTGCAACGCGGCGTGAACGCCGAGTTCACCATCGATGGTGGCAGCACCATCACCAGCACCAGCAACACGCTGACCGCCGACGTGCACGGCGTCACCGGTCTCGACCTCACCGTCGACAGCACCGGCAGCCAGGACATCAGCGTGAAGGCGAACACCACCGAGATGAAGAACGCCATCAACGAGTTCATCACCCGGTTTAACGCCGTCCAAAGCTACATCGATGACGCCACCCGCATCACCACCAGCTCCAGCGGCGTCTCCACCTCCACCCTCTCCTCCAACCGCGAGATCCAAGACTGGGCCCGCCAACTGCGCGGCTACGCCTTCTCCGAGATCTCCGGCGTCAGTGGGTCCATCACCCGCCTCGAGAAGCTCGGCATCGATTTTACTTCCAGCACCTCCTCGCTCTCCATCAGTGACGCGTCCAAACTCGACGACGCGCTCAACAACAACGCCGAGGACGTTGCCGCCTTTTTCACCACCGCCGACACCGGCTTCTTCGCCCGCTTCGACACCCTGCTCGACAATTACGTCGGCGACGACGGCAACGGCGGTTACCTCGAAGACCAACAGACCGCGCTCACCGACGCCAACAAGTCCATCGATCAACAAATCGAGGATGCCGAGCGCCGTCTTGAGCAACGCCGCGCCGTCCTCGAGGCTGGCTTCATCGCGATGGAACAAGCCCAGCAACAGCTCCAAACCATGGCGCAGCAAATCTCGTCCATCCCGAGCATCGCCCCCACGACCTCCTCGAAAAGCTAATCTCGCATGACCCGCCCCCGCCAGTCGCCGCTTCGCGCGGCCCTCGGTTATTCCGCCGCCGCCTTCGCCCTGCTCGCGAGCACCGGCTGCGAATCCGTTTCCGACCGCCTCGCCGTCGATCCACTCACGCCGTCCTACAAACCGACCAACGTCGCCGGCCCCGATTACCTGCCCATCGAGGTGCGCCGCGTCGCCGTCCTGCCCGTCTGGTCCGGCCAGCCGCTCGACGAACGCTCGCTCACCAACATCGAGCAAGCCTTCAACGTCGCCCTCACCCGCGCCGCCCGCTTCGAGGTCGTGCCCGTTTCGCGCGACAACCTGCGCGCCTGGGTGAAACACAGCAGCCTCGGCTCCACCGAAGCCCTGCCCGCCAACCTCTTCACCCAACTCCACGAACGCCTCGGCGCCGACGCCGTGCTCTTCGTCGACGTCACCTCCTACTCACCCTACCCGCCCCTCTCCGTCGGTCTGCGCACCCGCCTCATCCAGCTCGACAACGGTGCCCTGCTCTGGGCCACCGATGAACTGTTCGACGCCGCCCGCGCGGCCACCGCCGCTGGCGCCCGCCGCCACCATTTGCAGGGCGGCCCCGCCCCCGCCGACCTCAGCCCGACCGTTTTACAAAGCCCCGCCCGCTTCGTCGCCTACGCCGCCGATACGCTTGTGGGCACGATTCCCGCTAGGTGAGGGAATACCCCTTCCCTTACAGGTTTTTCACCTAAACTCCTCTCACCCTCGGGCCGATATCTTTTACAAACTCACATAGTCCTCTTCATCCGAAGGGGGCGACCTCACGAATCAACAGGACCAAACAAAATGATTCACTCCACGTCACCATCCAACCGCCCGTCTGTTCCTATCACGGACGAAGCTACGACTCGCAAAGCGCACGTCGCCAGCACGCCCGCAGAAGGAAAAGACCAGATCTATTCCGGCGCCTCGGCTCATATCAAAGCAGCCCTGGCCCGCCACCCGGAGATTCGCTCCGAAGTGGTCGAGCGCGCCCGCGTGCTCGTTGATGATCCGCAATATCCTCCCCGCGAAGTGATCGACTCGATCGCCCGCGAACTTCTCACCCGAGTTTCCGAAGAGGCTTAAGCCCTCCCTCCGTCCTATGATGCCCGCCGCCTACGCTCGTCAGTATCAGAACCAAGCTGTGCTCAGCGCCTCGCCCGGCCAGCTTGTCCTCATGCTCTACGATGGGACCCTGCGCTTCCTGCGCCAGGCCATCGACGGCTTCTCGCCGCAGCATGACGAGATCCAAAGCATCGCGGTCGTCCATACCGCGCTCGGCAAAGCCGGCGCCATCCTCGCGGAACTCCAATCCAATCTCGATCACGCCGCCGGCGGTGAATACGCCGCCAACCTTGATCGACTTTACGACTACTACCAACGCCGTCTGCACGAGGCCAACATCAAGAAAGATGTGGAAGCCATCCAGGAAGTGCTCCGTCTCGTGACCGAGCTCCGCGATGGTTGGGCCGAGATGCTCCGCCAGCAGGAAACGCCCGCGGTGCAAGTCGCCTAAGGTCACGGTTCGCCCTTCGTTCTACCGATGCCCGCCACCCCCGCTCAGCTGGTTCAGGATCTGGAAAGCCTGCTGGAACGTGCCCTCAGCCGTTCACAACGCGGGGCTTGGCAAGCCTCCCTCGAGACGATCAATCGGGCGGCGCAAATCCTGCCGCCCCTGCTCGCCCAACTTGGCCCGCACGACACCTCCTTGCGACGGTGCCAGGACCTGCTCGGACAGCTGCGTGAACGCTTCGTGCTCGCCCAAGAACGCACCCGCGAAGAACTCGACCAATTGCGCTACGCCCGCAATCGCCTGCGCCCCACGCGCAACGCCTATACCGACGCCGCCGCCGCCCACGCCAACCGCCGCTGCAGCCTCAGCGCGTAAGCAACCGGCACGCCCCAAAGGTAAACGTGGCCGTCCCCGACCGCGTCATCATTGCCGCTCGGTCACAACGCGCCAACGCGACATCGTGGCGCCATTCACTGCAACTTCCTCGCGTATCAGTTTTTGCCCTACAGATAGGGTTGGAATACGAAGATCAAATCGCCATCGCGTAACTCGACCGACGGCGTGGTATCGGCACGACGATCGTCCATTTTAAAACGGATGGTTTCTCCGTCGTCCGTCTTGCGCGTCAAAAACAGGCGAGGGTTGGCCAGCAATGGCACCGGACGCTCCCGCCAAAATCGCAGCAGGGTGAAGTCCGGCGGAAAGTAGTAGCGCCCTTCGTGGCCGCTTTCCACGCCGTGCCCGATCACGGTCACCAAAACGTAGCCATCCACCGGTTCATTTCGCACCGGCAGTTGTTCTTCTTCAGCCGCCCCCACCACGGTGAAGACCATGAGGAGAACGAAGAAAGAACGGAACGTTTTCATGGCGACGAGACCGGCACGGTG
This portion of the Actomonas aquatica genome encodes:
- a CDS encoding NAD-dependent epimerase/dehydratase family protein is translated as MNLLVTGGCGYIGAPLTQTLLALGHDVTVIDAQWHGCNLPIHPRLNLSLDPLPDLQRIDLASIDAIVHLAGIADPATAATNPELVWSTNVANTTLLLEAAINAGVKHFVHCSAAAIYGNTLEGARTEADLIQTPDLLSKSLLFAERLVQGYRHDLRVDVVRPGLVCGVSPRMRLDLPVNLFTMQALTRGRITVEDPTGSASHTHLRDLVRLFVALLERETLPAGLYNAGFETVNHLDLALRVAHQIPCDLEVAHHGASNASNLDSSRLQKLGFQPTYKIDDAIWEIAAEHRMGRLSDREAFYNRPIAPESQLVA
- a CDS encoding alpha-ketoacid dehydrogenase subunit beta, whose product is MTPPREISYAAAIREAFATCLARDPSVVLMGLGVSDPKGFFGTTINLHLEFGEDRVMDMPCAEAGMTGVALGAAVNGMRPVINHQRLDFALLSMDQLCTQAAKWRYMFGGKERVPLVMRAIIGRGWGQGPQHSQSLQSWFAHIPGLKVVMPATPHDAKGMLIAAIEDDDPVVFLEHRWLHHLTGPVPEGHYTVPLGPTRTARSGDKVTIAAMSYMVIEALEAADRLAAEGIEAEVIDVRCLRPLDRESLIQSIWRTGRLVVADGAWASAGMSAELIASISESAFGALKAAPKRVCLPDCPTPTSPSLAADYYPRAGHIAAAVREVLDLPPNDADLLVPAGVELDKPNPAFTGPF
- a CDS encoding thiamine pyrophosphate-dependent dehydrogenase E1 component subunit alpha, translated to MPRHLASASAAAALATATATSTAMTPMTPSIPSAQLELATSLLRSMERIRLVEEAIADRYSRQQMRCPVHLSIGQEAAAAGVCAALRADDLAMSGHRSHAHYLAKGGNLDAMIAEMHGRATGCCGGRGGSMHLIDRAAGFLGAVPIVGSTIPIATGLAFADKQRGIQRVTVAFLGDAATEEGVFHESLNFAQLHRLPIIYACENNLYSVYSPMRVRQPDTRAIHQIAAGHGLRTLHGDGNDALAVHALASDAAASARAGEGPVFLELATYRWREHCGPGWDNHIGYRTEEEYLAWRALDPIARLQKRLTDAHAFDATAYATEIKAIQVEIDRAFAAAEAAPFPANASMADHVYAAA
- a CDS encoding class I SAM-dependent methyltransferase; its protein translation is MSDTATLPPPVRIGREINLLDRLPQTKRNLKARAEEKTAEDRAIAKRFDFDFFDGERRHGYGGYRYDGRWLPVAERLVEFYNLPADARILDVGAAKGFLMHDFKQVLPHCTVRGIDVSTYAKLNAHGGMGEFIDIGSGEQLPYADDSFDFVVSINSIHNLAPAACGRALAEIERVSRGASYITVDAWHTEEEHQRLLSWILTAESYFHVDDWKKLFEQVGYTGDFFWFIP
- a CDS encoding NAD-dependent epimerase/dehydratase family protein, translated to MSKSLNLLVTGGCGYVGTPLTQSLLAQGHKVTVVDIQWFGNYLPPHPDLTVIRADIRDIDAVPMEGIDTILHLANVANDPCADLDSKLNWEVNALATMRLVEKAIAHGVGQFIYASSGSVYGVKEEERVTEELSLVPISDYNKTKMVSERVLLSYADKICVNIVRPATVCGVSPRQRLDLSVNILTMSALTKGVITVFGGDQTRPNIHLRDMIRVYHHFLECGREFTGIYNAGFENISIRQIAEMVTKHVPAEIVCTPSNDPRSYRLCSDKLLATGFTPSFCVEDAILEVKAAFEAGLLRDEDNSYNIKTMKRLAVAA
- the fliD gene encoding flagellar filament capping protein FliD; the protein is MAGLQLAGLASGFDWKSLVDSLMSLERVPIQRLETEQVTNIRRNNALTELGTRLKALKTANNALNDSDLFNARSASSSTSDSTWDPAVIAGATTGTHTFNVTRLATAASQRGAADVADGIAASTDVSGVTLAAMPTATAVSAGTFTVNGAQVTIATTDSLQDVFDAISTATGGDVTAAYDNVTDTITLSSASEIVLGAANDTSNFLTVAKLANNGTGTVTSSNGLGTVDTDAALVDARLKSAITAVDGSGNGSFSLNGVAIDYNVNDDSITDIIARINASDAGVTAAYDSAADRMTLTNDRTGDIGLGLSESAGGLLGALGLTAAAGGSLQRGVNAEFTIDGGSTITSTSNTLTADVHGVTGLDLTVDSTGSQDISVKANTTEMKNAINEFITRFNAVQSYIDDATRITTSSSGVSTSTLSSNREIQDWARQLRGYAFSEISGVSGSITRLEKLGIDFTSSTSSLSISDASKLDDALNNNAEDVAAFFTTADTGFFARFDTLLDNYVGDDGNGGYLEDQQTALTDANKSIDQQIEDAERRLEQRRAVLEAGFIAMEQAQQQLQTMAQQISSIPSIAPTTSSKS
- a CDS encoding DUF799 domain-containing protein, with product MTRPRQSPLRAALGYSAAAFALLASTGCESVSDRLAVDPLTPSYKPTNVAGPDYLPIEVRRVAVLPVWSGQPLDERSLTNIEQAFNVALTRAARFEVVPVSRDNLRAWVKHSSLGSTEALPANLFTQLHERLGADAVLFVDVTSYSPYPPLSVGLRTRLIQLDNGALLWATDELFDAARAATAAGARRHHLQGGPAPADLSPTVLQSPARFVAYAADTLVGTIPAR
- a CDS encoding flagellin; amino-acid sequence: MSVVINTNSAASIASNNLAASNNMLQKSLNRLSSGSKIVSPADDAGGLAVSMKLTAAARRSGAASINISNTVSFLQTQDGVLKVAGKVLERMGELKTLYTDPTKNASDLANYDKEFTALQSQLTALTTEKFNSNSVFGTTALSVAVSEDGTNTTTIAARDLSSTATGVGVLVASSVTDLGDVTLSDLTTALQNVSTFRAENGAEQSRLGFAQELLTVNKANLEAASSRIVDVDVAEESTQLARWNTLVQAGTAMLSQANQSAQTALRLLQS
- a CDS encoding flagellin: MAVVINTNTAAAQASNNLAASTSMLQKSLNRLSSGSKIVNPSDDAGGLAVSMKLSAAAKRSGAVQTNIGNAVSFLQTQDGALKVAGKVLDRMSELKTLYSDPTKNSSDLANYDKEFTALQTQLTAVAGEKFNSVSLFGSSSLTVNTTEDQTSASVSMAGRDLTSTGTGVGALTATSVTDLGDINLSDITTAIQNVATFRAENGAEQSRLGFASELVSVNKSNLEAANSRITDVDVAEESTQLARYNTLVQAGTAMLSQANSSAQTALRLLG
- the fliS gene encoding flagellar export chaperone FliS, with product MMPAAYARQYQNQAVLSASPGQLVLMLYDGTLRFLRQAIDGFSPQHDEIQSIAVVHTALGKAGAILAELQSNLDHAAGGEYAANLDRLYDYYQRRLHEANIKKDVEAIQEVLRLVTELRDGWAEMLRQQETPAVQVA